From the genome of Acidobacteriota bacterium, one region includes:
- a CDS encoding GNAT family N-acetyltransferase encodes MKPPAKPTFERAHDIYRQMHHPLDVFFSPESVAVIGATEASGSVGRTLLWNLISSPFGGIVYPVNPKRSHVLGIRAYPSIGALPEPVDLAVIITPAQTVPGLVGECVDAGVKGIIVISAGFKESGPEGVQREAEIMRHLRRGKTRLIGPNCLGVMSPLTGINASFARASAQPGNVAFISQSGALCTAVLDWSLREHVGFSAFLSIGSMLDVGWGDLIDHLGDDPNTHSIILYMESIGNPRAFLSAAREVGLSKPIIVIKAGRTEAAARAAASHTGALAGSDEVLEAAFRRSGVLRVSSIADLFSMAEVLAKQPRPKGPRLAILTNAGGPGVLATDALSLHGGELATLSDSTIESLNAILPPHWSHNNPVDVLGDADPDRYAKSVEIVAADAGSDGLLVILTPQAMTDPTETAEKLTRFSKLKGKPILASWMGGTEILAGQEILNRANIPTFLYPDAAVRTFQYMWQYSYNLRGLYETPMLVSSSEENGIRRDDAKAIIQEVQKSGRTLLNEFESKRLLAAYGIPTVPTFAATSEDEAVELAHKTGYPAVLKLLSETITHKTDVGGVQLRLCDEDSVRRAYRAIESSVLEKTGPGNFGGVSVQPMIEFKGFEIILGSTFDPQFGSVLLFGSGGQLVEVYKDRSLALPPLNTTLARRMMEQTRIWAALKGVRGQKAVDLAALERLMVRFSQLVVEQRRIREIDINPLLASSNGLIALDARIVLHGSDVSEEQLPKLAIRPYPSQYSYRWTLKDGTPVVIRPIRPEDEPLMVSFHHTLSERSVYMRYFHLLSLSRRIEHDRLTRICFIDYDREMALVAEYTDPASGEKQILGVGRLSKLHESGGAEAAIVISDQFQRKGLGTELLNRLLQVARDEKLDFVAAEILRENPEMRRMVEKVGFTLEGAEESTVRAVYNLKNAVPAA; translated from the coding sequence ATGAAACCCCCCGCAAAGCCAACCTTCGAACGCGCGCACGATATCTACCGCCAGATGCACCACCCGCTGGATGTTTTTTTCTCCCCCGAGAGCGTTGCTGTCATCGGCGCGACTGAAGCCTCGGGCAGCGTAGGGCGCACGCTCTTGTGGAACCTGATCAGCAGCCCATTTGGGGGCATTGTATATCCTGTAAATCCCAAGAGAAGCCATGTGCTCGGCATCAGGGCCTATCCCAGCATCGGCGCCCTGCCTGAGCCTGTGGACCTGGCGGTGATTATTACTCCGGCCCAGACGGTGCCGGGCCTTGTCGGTGAGTGCGTGGACGCAGGCGTCAAGGGCATCATCGTTATTTCTGCCGGCTTCAAGGAGAGCGGACCTGAAGGTGTGCAGCGCGAAGCGGAGATTATGAGGCATCTTCGACGCGGGAAGACCCGGTTGATTGGTCCAAACTGTCTCGGCGTGATGAGCCCACTGACGGGCATCAACGCCTCTTTCGCACGTGCTTCCGCCCAGCCAGGCAACGTGGCTTTCATCAGCCAGAGCGGCGCGCTCTGCACGGCCGTGCTGGACTGGAGCCTGCGAGAGCACGTTGGCTTCAGCGCTTTCCTCTCCATCGGCTCCATGCTTGACGTGGGATGGGGCGACCTGATCGACCATCTCGGTGATGATCCGAATACCCACAGCATTATTCTTTATATGGAATCAATCGGTAATCCGAGGGCTTTCCTTTCCGCCGCCCGCGAGGTGGGCCTTTCAAAACCCATCATTGTGATCAAGGCCGGTCGCACGGAAGCGGCGGCGCGCGCTGCCGCGTCACACACCGGGGCTCTGGCCGGCAGCGACGAAGTTCTGGAGGCTGCATTCCGGCGTTCCGGAGTTCTGCGCGTCTCGAGCATCGCCGACCTTTTCTCGATGGCGGAAGTCCTGGCCAAGCAGCCGCGCCCGAAGGGCCCGCGCCTTGCCATCCTGACCAATGCTGGAGGGCCCGGCGTGCTGGCCACGGACGCACTCTCTCTTCACGGCGGCGAGCTTGCCACGCTCTCTGATAGCACCATCGAATCCCTGAACGCCATCCTTCCGCCCCACTGGAGCCACAACAACCCTGTGGATGTACTGGGAGACGCGGACCCGGACCGGTACGCGAAATCGGTCGAGATTGTTGCGGCGGACGCCGGCAGTGATGGGTTGCTGGTCATCCTGACTCCCCAGGCTATGACGGACCCCACCGAAACCGCCGAAAAGCTGACACGCTTTTCAAAGCTGAAAGGCAAACCGATCCTGGCAAGCTGGATGGGCGGAACCGAGATTCTGGCTGGCCAGGAGATTCTGAACCGGGCCAATATTCCGACGTTTCTCTATCCCGACGCCGCGGTCCGCACGTTCCAGTACATGTGGCAATACAGTTATAACCTGCGCGGCCTTTATGAGACGCCCATGCTGGTTTCAAGCAGCGAAGAAAATGGCATCCGTCGCGATGATGCCAAGGCCATCATTCAGGAGGTCCAGAAGTCCGGCCGGACGCTATTGAACGAGTTTGAATCGAAGCGGTTGCTGGCGGCTTATGGCATTCCGACGGTCCCCACTTTTGCAGCGACGTCGGAAGACGAAGCGGTGGAGCTGGCGCACAAGACAGGCTATCCCGCTGTGTTGAAGCTGCTTTCTGAAACGATTACTCACAAGACCGACGTGGGCGGGGTCCAACTCCGCCTTTGCGATGAAGATTCTGTGCGGCGTGCCTATCGCGCCATCGAGTCCTCCGTGTTGGAGAAAACAGGCCCCGGAAATTTTGGCGGTGTTTCCGTCCAACCTATGATTGAGTTTAAGGGTTTCGAAATCATTCTGGGCAGTACATTCGATCCCCAGTTCGGGTCTGTACTGCTGTTTGGGTCGGGCGGACAGCTGGTGGAGGTATACAAGGACCGCTCACTGGCGCTGCCGCCGCTCAACACCACACTGGCCCGGCGCATGATGGAGCAGACGCGTATCTGGGCGGCGCTCAAAGGCGTGCGCGGGCAGAAAGCCGTGGACCTCGCAGCACTCGAACGCCTGATGGTGAGATTCAGCCAACTGGTGGTCGAGCAACGACGCATCCGCGAGATTGACATTAATCCGCTTTTAGCTTCCTCGAATGGATTGATTGCCCTCGACGCGCGCATCGTCCTGCATGGCAGCGACGTCAGCGAGGAACAATTGCCCAAGCTCGCCATCCGTCCCTACCCGTCACAGTATAGCTATCGGTGGACGCTGAAGGACGGCACGCCCGTGGTTATCCGCCCTATTCGCCCGGAGGACGAGCCGTTGATGGTGAGCTTCCATCACACCCTCTCCGAGCGCAGCGTCTACATGCGCTATTTCCACCTGCTCTCACTCAGCCGCCGCATTGAGCATGACCGCCTCACACGCATCTGCTTTATCGATTATGACCGCGAGATGGCCCTGGTGGCCGAATACACCGATCCCGCAAGCGGCGAAAAGCAGATTCTTGGAGTCGGGCGGCTCAGCAAGCTGCATGAATCGGGCGGGGCAGAAGCCGCCATCGTCATCAGCGACCAATTCCAGCGCAAAGGCCTGGGCACCGAACTTCTCAACCGACTGCTGCAGGTGGCCCGCGACGAAAAGCTGGATTTTGTGGCGGCAGAAATTCTGCGCGAAAACCCCGAAATGCGCCGCATGGTGGAAAAAGTCGGCTTCACCCTGGAAGGCGCCGAGGAATCGACCGTGCGCGCCGTCTACAACTTGAAAAACGCTGTCCCCGCCGCTTGA
- a CDS encoding DUF2029 domain-containing protein, with product MAEGPGTPPRTNILPPVDALVTYSKGWPRSMFDSLDKTSHSPAAQEGPSERQPPGNEAAEVHPEHPGTSMFRWAESAILLLLIGLFFWLGFRPAWRTLNTDFPNYYLAARLYRQGLPLDRVYDWTWFARQKNHAGIEIAIAGFPLLTLLSMLPVEPLASLPPLAAKRLWLIANLVLLGLVILLLNQMSKLGLRRIMLLTFLALDPLSTNFLYGQMHLLVLFLLTVAAWAYFRGLSATSGVALAAASALKIYPALFLFYFIRKKQWRAALGLVAASILLAGLSLALFGWPANRTYLFEILPRSLSGTSLDPYSVRWNSLIALLRRLFIAEPDLNPHPLIHYPPAFALLQPFCQAMLFVPFLWLIDTRRRDSGREMLEWGSYVALLLVLSTAPAPYHYCALMLSATLIVDYLTRLKEMRAVVAWVALYTLVCLPIYRWIPSSPSGWQTFLSFPRLYAELALWIFLMRELNRANDMPLTQRLRTREAAAFGFILILLYGAGAAGNFRSLRGQFQDYANRLVTPRDSYMVTEPAEGSGGIWFVRMAGTGFGLTFLQRGTAQNFSFASDAFHPAWSPAARQLWVELSGPKSRIVRIDWQDNQDHRAVPVTMVENAIMPAVSADGRWLAFIREEKGRGGLWVASLNGKSQPADPLAAREIAGPHDDVQDVSFGPDNKVLYSARPCGTLQIFSADPMSLQARPILRGSSAPSRFPAASPDGKWFAYSREEGGSWHLMLVDLKTSVEIPLTYGYCNSTDPTWTGDSKAIIYATDCGRGLGLTALARVAVRQR from the coding sequence ATGGCCGAAGGCCCGGGCACGCCACCCCGGACAAACATTTTGCCGCCCGTTGACGCGCTGGTGACATATTCCAAAGGCTGGCCGCGTAGCATGTTTGACAGCTTGGACAAGACCTCGCACTCACCGGCTGCCCAGGAAGGACCCTCTGAAAGACAACCGCCCGGAAATGAAGCGGCGGAGGTCCACCCGGAACACCCAGGGACGAGCATGTTTCGGTGGGCCGAATCTGCGATTCTGCTGCTTCTCATCGGTCTGTTTTTTTGGCTCGGTTTCCGGCCCGCGTGGAGGACCCTCAACACCGATTTTCCCAATTACTACCTGGCCGCGCGCCTTTATCGACAGGGCCTTCCTCTGGATCGGGTTTACGACTGGACCTGGTTTGCCCGGCAGAAAAATCATGCCGGAATTGAGATCGCGATCGCAGGCTTTCCCTTATTGACGCTGCTCTCAATGCTGCCGGTTGAGCCGCTTGCCTCGTTGCCGCCGCTTGCCGCCAAGCGGTTGTGGCTGATCGCCAATCTGGTCCTGTTAGGTTTGGTTATTCTTCTCCTGAACCAGATGTCGAAGCTCGGGTTGCGACGGATCATGCTCCTCACCTTTCTTGCGTTAGACCCGCTTTCGACTAACTTCCTCTATGGCCAGATGCACCTTCTCGTGCTCTTTCTGCTGACGGTGGCCGCCTGGGCTTACTTCAGGGGCCTGTCTGCAACTTCTGGAGTTGCACTAGCGGCGGCTTCGGCCCTCAAGATCTATCCTGCTTTGTTTCTGTTCTATTTCATTCGGAAGAAGCAGTGGCGCGCTGCGCTCGGATTAGTGGCGGCCTCCATCCTTCTTGCAGGGCTTTCCCTGGCGCTCTTCGGGTGGCCCGCCAACCGGACATACTTATTCGAGATTCTGCCCCGATCGCTATCAGGGACTTCATTAGACCCATACTCCGTAAGGTGGAACTCATTAATTGCACTGCTTCGCCGGCTGTTCATCGCTGAGCCAGACCTTAATCCGCACCCTCTGATTCATTATCCGCCGGCTTTCGCTCTCCTGCAGCCGTTCTGCCAGGCGATGCTTTTTGTCCCCTTTCTCTGGCTTATTGATACGCGCAGGAGGGATTCGGGACGTGAAATGTTGGAATGGGGGAGCTATGTTGCCCTGCTTCTGGTTCTTTCGACGGCGCCGGCTCCTTATCACTACTGTGCGTTGATGCTTTCGGCAACGCTTATTGTGGATTACCTGACTCGCCTGAAGGAGATGCGCGCCGTGGTTGCATGGGTTGCCCTGTATACGCTTGTGTGTCTTCCGATTTACCGCTGGATACCTTCGTCTCCCTCGGGGTGGCAGACTTTTCTCAGCTTTCCACGGCTTTACGCGGAGCTTGCGCTATGGATTTTCCTGATGCGGGAGCTCAACCGGGCCAATGACATGCCTCTTACCCAGCGGCTGCGGACCCGCGAGGCTGCAGCCTTTGGGTTCATCTTAATCTTGTTGTATGGCGCGGGAGCAGCGGGCAATTTTCGAAGCTTACGCGGCCAGTTCCAGGACTATGCCAACCGATTAGTCACGCCCCGTGATAGTTACATGGTGACAGAGCCCGCTGAAGGCAGCGGCGGGATCTGGTTTGTGAGGATGGCGGGGACTGGTTTCGGGCTGACGTTCCTGCAGCGTGGAACCGCGCAGAACTTCAGTTTTGCTTCGGACGCCTTTCATCCGGCATGGTCGCCCGCTGCGCGGCAACTTTGGGTGGAACTCTCAGGCCCAAAGTCGCGAATCGTGCGAATAGATTGGCAAGACAATCAAGACCACCGCGCTGTTCCGGTCACTATGGTCGAGAACGCGATTATGCCCGCGGTTTCCGCCGACGGGCGATGGCTTGCATTTATCAGGGAAGAGAAAGGCCGAGGAGGCCTTTGGGTGGCGAGTCTGAATGGAAAAAGTCAGCCGGCGGACCCTCTGGCTGCGCGTGAAATTGCCGGACCTCATGATGACGTCCAGGACGTGTCATTTGGGCCGGATAACAAGGTCTTATACTCGGCGCGGCCCTGCGGAACACTTCAAATTTTCAGCGCCGATCCCATGTCGCTTCAGGCCAGACCCATATTGAGGGGTTCCTCGGCTCCATCGCGGTTTCCGGCCGCGTCGCCGGATGGGAAATGGTTCGCTTACAGCCGTGAAGAAGGCGGGTCGTGGCATCTCATGCTGGTGGATCTGAAAACGAGTGTCGAGATACCGTTGACTTACGGATATTGCAACTCCACCGATCCGACCTGGACTGGAGATTCGAAAGCGATCATCTACGCCACCGATTGCGGGCGCGGACTGGGACTAACAGCGCTTGCGCGGGTTGCAGTCCGTCAGCGCTGA